The following proteins are encoded in a genomic region of Vibrio tasmaniensis:
- a CDS encoding acyltransferase, whose translation MTSVTIHQFKHWLKFHPNSRIRNVFIILKNIRSAELPTPQLLNRCLYQAHKLVVNLVSGFTRFFYWTPAFKGRVAQCGKRLYLYGGLPFVSGPVQISIGDNCRISGHTTFSGCTQPLEGLEHPLLSIGNNVDIGWQSTIAVGGRVVISDNVRIAGGAFLFGYSGHPLDAKRRAQGEGDDPQQIGNIILEQDVWLGTNVTVKGGVTIGEGAVIAAGSVVTKNIPAFAIAGGNPARVVGQIKSVEVTESDVFDSLETHGGDHA comes from the coding sequence ATGACGTCAGTAACTATTCATCAATTCAAACATTGGCTTAAGTTTCATCCTAATTCTCGAATTAGAAATGTGTTTATCATTTTGAAAAATATTAGAAGCGCAGAGCTACCTACCCCTCAGCTACTCAATCGTTGCTTATACCAAGCACACAAGCTTGTCGTGAATTTGGTTTCTGGTTTTACGCGATTCTTCTATTGGACGCCCGCGTTCAAAGGTCGTGTCGCTCAATGTGGCAAACGCCTGTATTTATATGGTGGCCTCCCTTTCGTCAGCGGTCCGGTACAAATCTCAATTGGCGATAACTGCCGTATCTCCGGCCACACGACATTCTCAGGTTGTACTCAGCCACTTGAAGGCTTGGAGCATCCACTACTGTCGATTGGTAACAATGTCGACATCGGTTGGCAGTCGACTATCGCAGTTGGTGGTAGAGTCGTTATCTCTGACAACGTACGTATAGCTGGCGGTGCATTCCTGTTTGGATATTCTGGACACCCACTTGATGCAAAGCGTCGCGCTCAAGGTGAAGGCGATGATCCTCAGCAAATTGGCAACATAATTCTTGAACAAGATGTGTGGCTAGGCACCAATGTGACCGTTAAAGGTGGAGTAACTATCGGCGAAGGTGCCGTAATAGCCGCAGGCAGCGTGGTAACAAAGAACATCCCTGCCTTCGCAATCGCAGGCGGTAACCCTGCTCGAGTTGTCGGTCAGATTAAATCCGTTGAAGTGACTGAATCCGATGTGTTCGATTCGTTAGAGACTCATGGAGGCGACCATGCGTGA
- a CDS encoding O-antigen ligase family protein, whose translation MINPEANRLPVIITISALCVGLGIVWYFVPHPAVIVALALVPLAGMFVINKTFWMVILFVVFSFFRIHEAIPQLYSLKIPLLLSLGALSALLWHAFISKELKIFWHPTLSWLAIFWALVFIGLIFASNRPIAIAEFKGVYWKIMVMTLAIVWLVNSVENLAKTSTIIMMAGSLVALIAINNSINGIGLVEGSRVTIGRDFGSMLGDPNDLALVLLFPLAFALSQTTTHGIHALKRVLSIGVAVLLLAAIVATQSRGGLLGALAVVGIFAFKVIRSKSLLITLGAIGAIGLYFVAGISDRASGGAAEQGVDESAMGRIYAWEAAFKMALDNPLTGVGLDNFFSNYFFYSSHWDGLNHAVHSTWFGVLAETGFLGLIIFLILIGSLIKTIRSTLKQLSETTNAIDPNLNAAAYAVYAGLIGTIVSGTFLTQGFNWPIYILSALIVAVANVSHTACQNEKS comes from the coding sequence ATGATCAACCCTGAAGCCAATAGATTGCCAGTCATCATCACGATCAGCGCCTTGTGTGTCGGGCTTGGAATTGTCTGGTACTTTGTGCCACATCCAGCTGTTATTGTTGCGCTAGCCCTTGTTCCTTTGGCTGGAATGTTTGTCATTAATAAGACCTTTTGGATGGTGATACTGTTCGTAGTCTTTTCATTTTTTCGAATCCACGAAGCGATCCCCCAGCTCTATTCGTTAAAAATACCGCTATTACTCTCGCTTGGCGCACTTTCCGCTTTACTCTGGCACGCCTTCATCAGCAAAGAGCTGAAAATATTCTGGCACCCTACATTGAGCTGGCTCGCGATATTTTGGGCTCTCGTCTTTATCGGTCTAATCTTCGCGTCTAACCGTCCAATAGCGATAGCTGAATTCAAAGGCGTGTATTGGAAAATAATGGTGATGACACTCGCTATTGTGTGGCTGGTCAACAGCGTCGAAAATTTAGCAAAGACATCGACAATCATCATGATGGCTGGTTCATTAGTCGCACTCATTGCAATCAATAACTCAATCAATGGCATCGGATTAGTCGAAGGATCACGTGTCACCATTGGCCGCGATTTTGGTTCGATGTTAGGAGATCCTAATGATTTAGCACTGGTTCTTTTGTTTCCACTTGCATTTGCGCTCAGTCAGACAACCACCCATGGCATTCATGCTCTCAAACGTGTATTGAGTATTGGTGTCGCTGTATTGTTACTTGCCGCTATCGTTGCAACCCAAAGCCGTGGTGGATTACTTGGTGCGCTAGCAGTGGTCGGGATTTTTGCGTTCAAAGTAATCCGTTCAAAATCACTGTTGATTACTTTGGGCGCTATCGGAGCGATTGGTCTTTACTTTGTTGCTGGGATTTCAGACAGAGCATCAGGCGGCGCAGCTGAACAAGGGGTCGATGAATCAGCAATGGGTCGGATTTACGCTTGGGAAGCCGCGTTCAAAATGGCACTGGATAACCCTTTAACCGGAGTCGGCCTAGACAATTTTTTTTCTAATTACTTCTTTTATAGTTCGCACTGGGATGGATTAAACCATGCGGTTCACAGTACTTGGTTTGGCGTGCTTGCTGAAACTGGTTTTCTAGGGTTGATTATCTTTCTGATATTGATTGGTTCACTGATAAAAACAATACGCTCGACACTCAAACAGCTTTCAGAGACGACTAACGCAATCGACCCAAATCTGAATGCCGCAGCTTACGCTGTATATGCTGGGCTGATTGGCACCATCGTCTCGGGCACCTTCCTAACACAAGGCTTCAACTGGCCTATCTATATCCTCTCCGCATTGATTGTCGCTGTTGCGAACGTATCTCATACCGCCTGTCAAAATGAGAAAAGCTAA